One region of Pan paniscus chromosome 5, NHGRI_mPanPan1-v2.0_pri, whole genome shotgun sequence genomic DNA includes:
- the ZNF391 gene encoding zinc finger protein 391: MESLRGNTAQGPTNEEDYKNEGQLSRQTKCPAQKKSSFENTVVRKVSVTLKEIFTGEEGPESSEFSLSPNLDAQQKIPKGDGSPISRKNSKDNSDLIKHQRLFSQRKPCKCNECEKAFSYQSDLLVHSRIHGGEKPFECNKCGKSFSRSTHLIEHQRTHTGEKPYECNECGKAFSRSTHLSLHQRIHTGEKPYECSECGKAFSRSTNLSQHQRTHTQERPYKCNECGKAFGDRSTIIQHQRIHTGENPYECSKCGKAFSWISSLIEHQRTHTGENPYECSECGKVFSRSSSLTEHQRIHSGEKPHECRVCGKGFSRGSSLTIHQRTHTGEKPYKCNDCGKAFCQSSTLIRHQHLHTKE; encoded by the coding sequence ATGGAAAGCCTCAGAGGGAATACTGCTCAGGGTCCTACAAATGAAGAAGACTATAAAAATGAAGGCCAATTATCAAGGCAAACAAAATGTCCTGCACAGAAGAAATCCTCTTTTGAGAACACAGTGGTCAGAAAAGTGTCAGTGACACTCAAAGAAATTTTCACAGGGGAGGAAGGCCCTGAATCCAGTGAATTTAGTCTAAGCCCAAACCTTGACGCACAACAGAAAATTCCAAAGGGAGATGGATCCCCAATATCTAGGAAAAACTCCAAAGATAATTCAGACTTAATTAAACACCAGAGACTTTTCTCACAAAGAAAACCTTGTAAATGCAATGAATGTGAAAAAGCCTTTAGTTACCAATCAGACCTTCTTGTACACAGTAGAATTCATGGTGGAGAAAAGCCTTTTGAATGCAACAAATGTGGGAAATCTTTCAGCCGAAGTACACACCTTATTGAACATCaaagaactcacactggagagaaaccttatgaatgcaatgaatgtggaaaagcttttaGCCGGAGCACACATCTTAGTCTACATCAGAGAATccatactggagaaaaaccatatgaatgtagtgaatgtggaaaagcctttagCCGAAGCACTAACCTTAGTCAGCATCAGCGAACTCATACTCAAGAAAGGCCttacaaatgtaatgaatgtgggaaagccttcggTGACCGTTCAACCATAATTCAGCATCAACGAATACACACTGGAGAGAATCCCTATGAATGCAGTAAatgtggaaaagctttcagttggATCTCATCGCTTATTGAACATCagagaacacacactggggagaACCCCTATgagtgcagtgaatgtgggaaagTGTTCAGTCGAAGCTCGTCTCTTACAGAACATCAGAGAATCCACAGTGGAGAAAAGCCTCACGAGTGTAGAGTGTGTGGAAAGGGCTTCAGTCGAGGCTCATCCCTTACTATTCATCAGAGAACTCATACCGGGGAGAAGCCATACAAATGTAATGACTGTGGAAAAGCCTTCTGTCAGAGTTCAACTCTGATCAGACATCAGCACCTTCATACTAAAGAGTAA
- the LOC100985979 gene encoding multiple coagulation factor deficiency protein 2 homolog, whose product MYLTEDVINKPEAEMSLQDLQLHYFKMHDYDGNYLLDGLELSTAITHIYKEKRSEQAPLMSEDELINIRDGVLRDDDKNNDGYIDYAEFAKSLQ is encoded by the coding sequence ATGTACCTTACAGAAGATGTCATCAACAAACCAGAGGCGGAGATGTCACTACAAGATTTGCAGCTCCATTACTTCAAAATGCACGATTATGATGGCAATTATTTGCTTGATGGTTTAGAACTCTCCACAGCCATCACTCATATCTATAAGGAGAAAAGGAGTGAACAGGCACCACTAATGAGTGAAGATGAACTGATTAACATAAGAGATGGTGTTTTGAGAGATGATGACAAGAACAATGATGGATACATTGACTATGCTGAATTTGCAAAATCACTGCAGTAG